The Cryptomeria japonica chromosome 2, Sugi_1.0, whole genome shotgun sequence region GCCCTAGGCccttatttaaaatcattcccaaaattgcgaagaaagatgataccctaggaccattctcaaaaatacctaagggagttgCTTATGTcaaggatcctagaatctacatacattgtcatatagatgaaCTAGAAGATGAcgagattaagaacatgtacatgacCGTTATatttgatgaaaatggaaatgttaaatcagaacacaagataattgaaaccctacgttttgtggacattcttagtatccctgattttccaaaggatgttataaggatcatgctaagtagagttcatggagagatcttttggttagattcaattcataagctaaccaaagaagcagttagggcagtgacaggcttaccttccactggtagcaggcctaaCAAGACTAAAAAGATTCCAAATGACAATGTAATAACCCTAACCGGTGCAGCCTTTGATAatagatccctaagagtaaatgatgttaaggatatcaacgtaaggttcataagcatgattcttggatacaaggttacacatgccaacagattaaaccttgtttccagcttatgtatcaaaagtgcctatgacatggtaaataacaatgcaaaaattgatatttgtgaatggttgaaagatgaattgatagagaaTCTggggaagataaaaggtgataagaaaggtacattcagatttggcaaccttcTTGTACGTTTAATGTTATATATTACCAAGTAAGTTCCCAATATTggaagaaaggattttggttttgacatcccggtaggaaaataACTTCTGGACATactcaacaacatgggagatgacaaagaaaagattataaatgaacattttcaaacactaaaggctaaaatgaaaactaggataaggctatctcaaactattgttgacaaatatcaaaaggagatatgctttgtaattaagaaagatgaaatctggatggaggtagtgctcccaaggactatttgggttactgaaatgggatatgaggcagatgacaatataattgaaacttatacaaaagccctcttagaagcccctaaagaaccaacagaaaaagtatttggcaatgctgaaacaattgaaagaggTATTCAATCTcataaaagaataaagaaaactgagcagatagttaggaaaggaacaaggcaggctaaagctatcaaagaggatgtattaaataaaactggtattaaggagagtgacttagaaggactacaacttaaaacacatctttcaccggttgctacctcctctgatagtgagataccaacaaaattcaaaagggtagaggaaaaaagaaaaccctcaccaacacccgctcctacaccaaaaagaacaagatagaaacaataggcagttaggcctcttGCATGGAAGTTGACACCAAggaagaggaaacaaaaacaagttgttcctccacttgacaaacttctgagtgagataactgaagatggcaaattggctaacatcagcaagttgtataacacactattagatgatgaaaaagaaagtacaaaaaatagtgttattttacatcttgatatttataagaattttttgatggaagttgtagatgatatacccaatgacttgtacaaaagattagaagctagaagggtagcaattgtggaattagataaaaagatcaaaataaaaaaattacttgcagttcacccactGAATtcaactcaagagattgatgagttaatcactgaggctaactggacagtattctcaactggtcaccgacatgtagcactgatggcaggtagagtaaatgaaatatcagaagaaactgcagacaagtgagatatattctttgttgaaaaagagaaacaagaagagcttaagagaccaaagaattttaaagtctatcaaaaagaaaaggacaaggataaggggaaaggtaagataggtggacctctgagcataaaggtgatagataacttacccccaccttcctaAGATACTCCACCGGCACAAACTACTAATACTCCACCcacaacagagagtatggagataACACATaaagatacaaatcctaattcagaagtgttgtacacaatgaatatcgacacataggaagtaaacattgtggttgataagaaatcaagtgagaaaagagatgtggcaactaagccacttgtagaagacacaatagttgaaataaatgttgaaaatacagttggagacattgaaattgggagtgagcaacaaactgaataGACAACAGATATAGGTAAGGCAGATGCCACAGGTatacatactgatgtatctactgagAAACTGACAACTAATGAGACTAAAAAACCTACCGAGTCACCGGTAGTAGACAGTACATAGGCACCATTAGAGAAACCATCATTAGAGAGCACTAAGAAATTGGTAGAGACACACATGGAGAAACATGTAGAGCAACAGGATTCACAAGTACATACACAAATAGCGCCACTGACTACATATgataaacctaaacctttggtagtggaaatgcaaacacaaactaaccctcgagagaaagaggaaagcaaagctactACTACCACCaatggattacaaattgtgaaggggACAGTCATCTGAAACCTCTATTGAATTCAAaccaaccaatgtgacagaggtattactagattctatcaagaaaataatagactataatgcactagcatataaggctatataTGACACTTTACAAATTTTACaattgatagcacctaagtgtaatatagagaataaagattcattgagccaattagacacattgtctaagtacataaccaacAACCTactgacaattgatcaaatcaatgaggagacattcatagagaaaatgaataaagagaaggaaaaattctttgaggagatagtcaagaaaataaaggaacatatggataccttattaccggtactaggcaagacaattttggacttcaagaaactatacagagatacatgcaaaacaaacattttgacaatagatatagataaagagatcgacatagctcaaaaggaaatcaatgatattgctgacaacttgataggttcatcggATTCAATATCGGTGGTAGAACAAGAAATTACCGGATTTAAAgcgaaaattgaaaaacttgaaaaagataaggaaagattAAGGTTTAGGGCAAAAGAACTAAAGTGCAGACaaagtcctaaactagatatcctcatctctttgagaaaagagatttctgaggctcttgttccaggacttaagacaccggaagaacaAATGCACTTTCTTTCCAGTACAATTCAGAGGATTGAAGAAGCACTGAAGGACAGTGAGAGATTATACAATAGTCTGAATGTTTCTTTACTAGAGTTAtgtcagattgtaacccaccagttacaaggatcatgacaagaactacactcaattgacattgaatgacaacctttgtcattgatgccaaagggggagtagtagacgatgagaaaaaaggatatgatagaagagatcaccagctcagggggagcacatagttttgatagttttggtaagacaattttgaacaacatttttggatacacattttggctttttttcatgagtgttgccatcaatgccaaagggggagattgttggcaaatgcacactccaatgagaaattgtaggtgattgaaggtattgtcattgatggaaaccttacaatcctatggcaccggtaagcACCGGCACCGGTAGACTCTACATCGATATATAGTTCACCGGCAGTGAAATGATGTTCACTGGCACCTTGGCCgataagattttgtttattgtattttgtatttaattgtaaaatatttttgaaagccgacaaggcgaattgtaataaggctcatatataagtatgagatcttagagaaaatTTTTAATAGAGGAATATGCGAGATAGAtaatatgtgcgaatattaaggcagattgtggaataaggtttatgattgttGCATGAGCTTacactggtactgaacctggcatagcagatgctgatctgaagcaatacatgacattggatttatataatccacttttgtaattcagtgagacttctcttttgtatttaagtagcgagctttaggcagttggccttcctgcatgtgtaggcccctattgtatcagtaatattcacttattggccagtaagcgaatattgtgggtcacaaatcccaccgaggtttttcccacaccaggtttcctcattaaaaatattgtgttatggtgttctttcaatgttgtggttgttgttcttatttattgcattaattcttgtttaccggtatactgttttgagatgcaattcatttaataagttaagaaaatctattaaccgacaagatattgattcttccccccctctcagtagttttgggaatcctaacatgcccATGTTAAAAGGAGATCCCTCGATggaatgcaagcaataccttcaaTCAGGAAAGACAAATTTTTGTGACTACGGAGGTAAGAATCATCTACCATGAGCTGGTAAACAAAGTCATCCAGAACTAGTGCCCATATCAGATCCACCAAAAATAAAGGATGCCTATAAGAAATAGGAGGACCAATCACTATAAATTGTTGTAGATGTGGGCAAATAAAAAAAATGCCTATCACAAGGAGCTCCAAAAAAGGCaacaaaaaatcaaatcattgtCACCAATGAATTTGTAACTCCAATGATACCATAGGCTTCTTAAGGAAGaaacaaaagcttcaaaatgaacAAAGGTGTTGGATCAACCCACCAAATAATAAAAAACCCTTGATTAGGAAAAACTACCAATCCTTGAACTGTATACTGGAACCACCAACCTAGACCTCATAAACACATTATTGATGAAAAATCTCATAAAGGAAGGAAGGTGCAAAGAGTTGTTCTAATACCATGTTAGAGTAGGTGTTTCCACCTTATCCAGGAACCAATCTGCAAACCATCCTTCACACATGAGAGACGCAACCTTAGATAGAATAATATTTCACCAATAAACAAATATATTGAGGTAAGAAATAATGTACATAAGCCTTTCTTATAAAGCAATGGCAAAAGTGGGAGCACCAATAACATGTGAGGGTAGGTGCAACCACTTGACATAAAATACTAGATTTAGGTAATAAAATAATATTAGATTTTACCTAACCACATAGAAATATTAAATATTAGCTACCCTATTTAAAACTGAATAAACGTAAACATGTAAGCCACTTTTTACTCTAACATAAAGCAATGATAATGATTCTAAACATAAACTctcaagaaaaatagaaattgTCAAAGATTTATCTTCACAGGATTATCAAGACTTTGAAGACTGTTACATCTATGTTACATCTATGAATATCTCTTACATTCTCATTTAAAAATATACACTCCTAAAAACAATACTTATATAATCTTACACAAACTAAGAAAAccatataaaaattatattttattaaaaataaaatctcTTATAATGAGAATTCTTCATATAATAGATTTTTTAACCATGATAAAATTCTTTGCCTTGATAAATTTATTAGCCTTTATGGATATAACTGCTAGTTTACCATCCCTTTGAAACAAAACAAAGGCTGCACTTGAAACTTCCTTATGAATTCCAATGTTTTGTGTGGTCATGCGCGACCCTCTACTTCAATGATAGCGCGTGGAATTTTATTACTTGTACATCTGAATATGTCAGAAAGAGACAAACGAAATTCGTGTTGaatttgtcttcatgaaaggagtCAAATTGGCGTATTGACTCTGCTGCTTTTGCTACGGTCTTCCTTACCCTGGGTCTTTCTCTCGCTCTTCTCTTCATATCTTTCTGCTATAAGTTGTCATTCATCTTCACTCTTTAGTAGAAgatgaaaatgaaagaaaacagACATTCAAGAGATTGGTATATATTCATATGATAGGTTGGCCAACTCAGATGAGGCATCGATGGTGAGGAGTCGGTCTGTTGTGTCTACTGATACATTGGAGTCAATTTGCATCACATTTTtatatagattttatttttaattttttctcacTATTTTAGgataaagattttatttatttttataaggaATTCTAGgtacattaatgataacattggaTAGTTATTATTCAAACTTAGAATCTATTTGTGTCTAGTGACATTTTCTATCTTTGAGCCATTTGTCTTTTAATGATGGAAACTTTCAAATTTTCTTAGAAATGTATTTCAATTCCAACACATCCTCTAGGATACATTCATATTGAGACCAACTATAATACCTAATTTtaacatgatataatttaattCTAATAAATTTTAGTTGTGACAAAATTTTGAATATGATACATAATTTGtaattttgattattttaatttgtACTAAAAATTACTTCATTATCATTGAAAAAAATTGATATACTAAATCCAAtaactaattaatttaaattatttcacTAATTTATACTTATAAATAATACATTTAATAATATTCATATATATTATATTAgttttcataaaataaaaaatttaacgaTAAATTTATTAGCTATtgttaattatttcattaatttatacttatatataatatatttaataatctacatatatattatatcatttttcataaaattaaaaaattaactataattttttttatctattgttaattaaatttgattataattaaaaaaaattgatatactAAATCTACTTACTAATTTAATCTAAATTAATCTATACATTATTCACATATTTTCATTAATTTATTCTAGATCACATTTCAAAAAAGTTTATTTTCCTTTATGCAATCCTAACCTTATGAGGCTAGAGACTTGATCAATAGATTCCGGTAAATTGGTGTAATCAAATAATCTGATTTGATTAGTAAATTGGTGTAGTCAAATAAGTTGATTGGCGTATATATGTGGAGAGCCACAAAAATCTCTTTAGAATTTGGTCAAGCCATCTAAATGGTAAAGATTAACTATAGAGTCCACACACCCCAACAATCATGTTCCTAAAAACCTCGCATCTTCCAAGAACGATGAGATAAACACCGGATGCGTCTTTTCAGGCTTCAAAAagatagtatggattgactaacatgcgtgttagtcgtgcgttttacaccgtcgattttgcaattgacggctgcgattgactaacttgtcactAACACACTGtacaaaaggtctgttttggagctagaatagctgtgGCTGATAAACACCTAGGTAGTAGCCCACATTTCATATTATGGATTCACTGCAATTTCAACTCTTTGTAAGGCTATTTCGTAGAAATTTCCCGAAACTAGGGAAGCTTAAATTCTATAGATCTCAGAGCTTCAAGTGTTCTTAGAAATCTTTGTCTATCTGAATATCAGAAATGAAAATCTTCTCTATAAAATTTATATAGATTTCAGAACTTCAAATGTTCTTAGAAACCTGTCTATCTGAGTATCAGAAATGAAAATCTTGGAAGAGTTTAAAAAAACTAAATTCCTCTTTAATAAGACTTTTATTTCTGATCGCTAATAGAGGTTTCCCTCTGAGAAGGCTACACTTGAAACTTCCTTTATGAACTGACTGTTTCACGGAATTCGAATGCTTTCTGTGGTCATGAGCGGCTGTGATGGCTTAAAGAAAAGCGCGTGGAATTTCATCACTAGTACATAGCGGATAGGGACAACCGAAGTCGTTGAGAAATTCTGGTGATAAATTTATCTTCGTCAATTGAGTAGAGGCAACGGAAAGAAGAGTCAATATGGCGTATTGACTCCGATACTTTTTCTACGGTCTTCCTAAACCCGGGTCTTTCTCTCGCCCTTCTCTCGCATATATTTCTCTCCTACTAAGCTGCCATTCATGTTTCCCTCTTTACCTCATCTCTTTTCTTCTTACTCTTGTAACGAATGAAGATCAAAATGGAAGGCCTGCCGCCTCTTCATCTTTGCCATTCTCAGTATACCAGTCTAACCCCTCTATACCCGCTGCGCTTCCTCTTTCTAGTCTTCACAATATCTATAACATGCCTCGCTTCTTCATCTCGAGCTTGTCCACATTTTAAATGCGGGCAGTATCGTCCTTTTCCATACCCTTTCGGAGAGAAGAACAGCGGTTGTGGTGATCCCACGCTTCAGCTTGAGTGCGAAGATCCGTGGGGTGTTCCTCTGGTACTAATCAGTATTGGTGGCTATCAATACTACATACAGAATCTCTGGGACAGCTCGTATGAGGCTCACAAGTGGTATGAGGATCACACCATAACAATAATTGAGAAAAGCATATGGTGGAAGACATGCAATCCATCATTGTTCGGTAACCATACAACAGAAATCTTGCCTGCCCCTCAATTCCATAATATCGATGGCTACAGGAAATTTACTGTATGGGGACAATGCCCTGATACAATTAAGGATAATCATTTAGTGTCTCCATTAACATGTAATGAGACTTGGTACTTTAGTTACAAGGAGGAGTCGAGTTTGGAAAGTATGTGTAAATCGGAGGTTACAGTCCGAGTCGCTAGTCTGAGCTATGAAATTGAAGAGGGGTTCCAAGTGAAATGGGAACAGAACCAAGACTGCACGAATTGCATGTCTGGGGGTGGGTTTTGTATGTATAATCAAACCGATTCGACGCAGATTTATTGCAAGCGGCCTAAAAGTGAGCATGTCTTCATTCTTGATAGCATCAAATTCCTTTTCTTATAAATTTACAAAAAATATTACTTTATAAGGCGATCGAGCTGAAACTTTAGGAATCTATTCTCGAAATTTATGTACTGTTTTACGGAGTTTCTCTAGATTATTTTATAAATGTTGGTCACTAAACTTGTGTATGTGGCATTTGCAGACAAGCCTCCAGGCGATAAGATTATTATTCTAGGTGAGCATTGCTGGGAATAAGATCTTTACTAATTTTGGTGAATTTTTCGATTGAGGCTTTATGAGAAGATGTATGCATTCCATTGGAAACAATCATTCATTGCATTTACTGAATTTTATGGATTGAGGCGTTGTGGACAATTCAAGGACTGAAACTGCCATCATCGCAAATGACTACTCTTTCTTCCTTCATATATACTCATCTCtctattatctttatcattgtcaTTCATAGATGTGAATATAAATCTTTTTAACTTGAGCCTTTTATTCAGGTGGGGTCATTGGAACCGTTGCGTTGTTACTGATGGGAACATTACTTCTGTTCCTTAATCGGAAGAGGTGTTTACCCACTTATTCTCTGAATCCCAATCTTTCTAACGTCGAGAAATTCCTGCAAGATTATGTTCATCAAATGCCATGTAGATATTCATACTCTCAGTTAATGAAGATCACCAATAAGTTTGCATACAAAGTGGGGGAAGGAGGTTTTGGTGTGgtatataaaggaaagctacctacTGGCGGTCTGGTGGCCGTTAAAATGCTTGATCAATCAAGGCGCTGTGAGAATCAATTCATGAATGAAGTAGCAACCATCGGAAGGATCCATCATGTCCATTTGGTTCGCCTCATGGGATATTGCTATGAAGAACACAGAAACGCATTGGTGTATGAGTACGTGGCTAATGGATCTCTAGATGAGTTTATATTTGCAGGAAGAGAGAAAGAAGCAATCCTAAATTGGGCACAGCTGTATTCAATTGCTTTGGGTGCAGCTCGTGGAATAGCCTACTTACACCAAGATTGTGACAACCGTATCATTCATTTCGACATAAAACCTCACAACATATTGCTGGATGAAGAGTTAACACCAAAGGTAGCTGATTTTGGTCTGGCTAAACTCTGTGGGAAGAAAGAGGATCATATATCAATGACAGCCGCAAGAGGAACGCCAGGATATGCTGCTCCAGAGGTGTGGAGTACAAATTTGGGAGGTGTAACGGACAAATCAGATGTTTACAGTTTTGGAATGGTATTATTGgagattgttggaggaaggaaGAATATATATGTGCAGGCAAGCCGCTCTAGTCAATTGTATTTTCCAGAGTGGGCATTCAAGTCGATGGAGAATGGGCAGTTGGAGAGGGGGTTGAGAGGAAGTGGTCAAGCAGAAATAGAatgtgaagagaaagagaaagcaataAGACTGGCCAAAATAGGACTATGGTGCATTCAGTACAACTCCAGAGATCGACCGAGTATGAGCAGAGTGGTTCAAATGTTGGAAGGAAATGGTGATGATGTGAGTAATCCTCCCCTGCCTTTCAATTCATCAATTAGGGCTGCACCTTCAATACATTCAAGTGAAGAGTCTTCAGTGTAAGTAACCAAAGGAATCTCCTTCAAACCCATTATTCTGGtcgttggcattattgcaaggagTGTGAACAAAAGAGGGATATCACACGACGTAAAGTATTCGACCTCTCTGAGTATGCTGGGTGTCGCATTATTCCAATTTCATTGTCAATAAAAAGCAAAGTGAATTAGGAAAATAGAAGCAGATTACCAAATCATTTTCATGAGCACACATTTTACTAGATATATAGATTTTTATCTTCCACTttgtaaataaattttgttttttttcttcaAAAGAGTTATAAACTTTCATTATCTCTTTCTAATTCTAAGACATTTAAATTTCACGAACAATAGTAAAAATCattcatttttttttgaataaaattaaaaacctttttattattacatttattttcAACTTTTAACATTTCttatttcaaaatatatatatctttaatttttatttatttaattgaaattaattcACTTATTTTATCTATTTGATTACACAACCCTTAAAAGTAAGTGGACAATCTTAACTTTTTTGTTTGATAAATTGGTCAAGTCAAATACCTTGATCATTTTACATATGAAAAAAGCCACAAAAATTTAGTAGAATTTGTTAAAGCCTACTTCATAGATTCCCGTTCAACAACAATCATATTTCCACCTTGTCTGGTTCCTTCAAAATGGAAATTAATTGTAAgtcttaattaattttattttcctgAGAAAAAAAAGCAGCCACATTTCAATGGATTCGCTGCAATTTCAACTCTTATGTAGGGCCATTTTCATAAAAATATCCAGACATTTAGGATGCATAAATTCTATGGTTCCGAGAACTTCAAGAGTTGTTAAAAGACTTCACTTAAAACTTACTTAAACTTTCTTGCAAACCATTTCACGgaattcaaatgtttttgtgttGTCATGTGTGACTCTTATGCTTCAAAGAAAGCGCGTGGAGTTTACTGGTACATGTGACAAAGGCAGAAAGAGACAATCGAAATTGGTGGGAAATTAGTGTTAAATTTGTCTTCATGAAAGCAGTCAAATTGGTGTATTGACTCCGTTGGTTTTGTTATACTTTTCCTTACGCCTTATCCTTCTCTCAGCTTTCTTTCACCTCCCTTCACTGCTAATAAACCACCAATCACATTCCTCTGGTTACTTCATTTCTAGTTGTTTTCTTCTTCCTGCTGTAAATTAGATGAAAATGGAGGGAGTACCTCTCCATAGATGTGCCCGTGTACCTACTGCATTTCCTCTTTCTCATCTTCACAATACGAATATCATTCCTTGCTTTTTCATCTAAGAGCTTGTCCAGGCTACAAATGCGGGGACTATGTTTTCAGCTGCGGTGACCCTACGCTTC contains the following coding sequences:
- the LOC131049751 gene encoding LEAF RUST 10 DISEASE-RESISTANCE LOCUS RECEPTOR-LIKE PROTEIN KINASE-like 2.4, translated to MKIKMEGLPPLHLCHSQYTSLTPLYPLRFLFLVFTISITCLASSSRACPHFKCGQYRPFPYPFGEKNSGCGDPTLQLECEDPWGVPLVLISIGGYQYYIQNLWDSSYEAHKWYEDHTITIIEKSIWWKTCNPSLFGNHTTEILPAPQFHNIDGYRKFTVWGQCPDTIKDNHLVSPLTCNETWYFSYKEESSLESMCKSEVTVRVASLSYEIEEGFQVKWEQNQDCTNCMSGGGFCMYNQTDSTQIYCKRPKNKPPGDKIIILGGVIGTVALLLMGTLLLFLNRKRCLPTYSLNPNLSNVEKFLQDYVHQMPCRYSYSQLMKITNKFAYKVGEGGFGVVYKGKLPTGGLVAVKMLDQSRRCENQFMNEVATIGRIHHVHLVRLMGYCYEEHRNALVYEYVANGSLDEFIFAGREKEAILNWAQLYSIALGAARGIAYLHQDCDNRIIHFDIKPHNILLDEELTPKVADFGLAKLCGKKEDHISMTAARGTPGYAAPEVWSTNLGGVTDKSDVYSFGMVLLEIVGGRKNIYVQASRSSQLYFPEWAFKSMENGQLERGLRGSGQAEIECEEKEKAIRLAKIGLWCIQYNSRDRPSMSRVVQMLEGNGDDVSNPPLPFNSSIRAAPSIHSSEESSV